In a genomic window of Vibrio marisflavi CECT 7928:
- a CDS encoding YjiH family protein, translated as MQESTQTLERNLAKNSFWVFLIPSLLGIFLFMLPIHYAGQLTIPVAVLAKFVKTLLGDSIVAITTAVIAFTSLASILTKLFKPSFVINNSFLNNLLNPTPVWMAVRLIGGAAVIMTFYQVGPEAVWNENTGGLVLHDLLPTLFAVFLFAGLLLPLLLNFGLLELFGALLSKVMRPLFNLPGRSAIDCMTSWLGDGSVGILLTSKQYENKVYTQREAAVVGTTFSAVSITFSLVVIAQVNLEHLFVPFYGAVCLAGVVAAIIIPRLPPLSNKKDTFIDGTTRDEDADALPEGHSSFSWGMELALQKASKVTSFKQVAKEGCGNAIDMIFGVLPVVMALGTIALVIAENTSIFSVLGQPFIPLLKLLGVPEAVAASKTIVVGFADMFIPSILVTPITSDMTRFIIAAMSVTQLIYMSEVGALLLGSKIPVNAFELFVIFILRTLITLPVITGVAYLVF; from the coding sequence CACTGCTTGGCATTTTCCTATTTATGCTGCCAATACACTATGCAGGTCAATTAACGATTCCTGTCGCAGTGTTAGCTAAATTTGTTAAAACCCTCCTCGGCGATAGCATTGTAGCGATTACTACCGCTGTTATCGCGTTCACCTCGTTGGCTTCAATATTAACGAAATTGTTCAAGCCTTCTTTCGTGATTAACAATTCATTTCTGAATAACCTACTGAACCCGACACCAGTATGGATGGCTGTGAGACTGATTGGTGGTGCAGCAGTCATCATGACGTTTTATCAAGTTGGCCCAGAAGCCGTTTGGAACGAAAACACTGGCGGTTTGGTATTACACGATCTTTTACCGACTCTATTTGCTGTGTTTCTATTTGCAGGGTTATTGCTGCCACTACTACTTAACTTTGGCTTGCTAGAACTTTTCGGCGCGCTACTTAGTAAAGTCATGCGTCCATTGTTTAACCTTCCGGGACGTAGCGCAATCGACTGTATGACTTCTTGGTTGGGTGATGGCAGCGTTGGGATATTACTAACAAGTAAACAATACGAGAATAAGGTATATACTCAACGTGAAGCAGCGGTTGTCGGCACGACTTTCTCTGCCGTATCTATTACCTTCAGCTTAGTTGTGATTGCTCAAGTTAACTTAGAGCACTTGTTCGTACCATTTTATGGTGCTGTCTGCCTTGCTGGTGTTGTTGCCGCCATCATCATTCCTCGTCTACCGCCACTGAGCAATAAAAAAGATACTTTTATCGATGGCACAACAAGAGATGAAGATGCAGATGCTTTACCTGAAGGCCATAGTAGCTTTTCATGGGGTATGGAGTTAGCACTACAAAAAGCTTCAAAAGTGACTTCATTCAAGCAGGTCGCGAAAGAAGGCTGCGGCAACGCTATCGACATGATTTTCGGTGTACTGCCTGTTGTAATGGCACTTGGTACGATTGCTCTTGTGATTGCCGAAAACACTTCAATATTTAGCGTACTGGGCCAACCGTTTATTCCATTGTTGAAATTGCTAGGTGTTCCTGAAGCGGTTGCAGCATCAAAAACCATTGTTGTTGGTTTCGCTGACATGTTCATTCCATCTATTTTGGTTACCCCTATCACTAGCGACATGACTCGATTCATTATTGCTGCTATGTCTGTAACTCAGCTGATTTACATGTCTGAAGTAGGCGCACTACTGCTTGGAAGCAAAATCCCGGTCAATGCTTTCGAGCTGTTTGTTATTTTCATCTTAAGAACTCTGATTACATTGCCTGTGATAACTGGCGTAGCGTACTTAGTTTTTTAG